In a genomic window of Dyadobacter fermentans DSM 18053:
- a CDS encoding YjbH domain-containing protein: protein MIQFVRSRRGNVWFPFLLALCLSVPVHAQTNISGKPGLIYIPSARQTDDGAFELGYHFNPIRYGFRYNRRHSEGIYFANLTLLPRLEVNINLLRVNNELKRGQKGIGDRQLDLKYLLLKETHKRPSVAVILSAPFGIDNSLSTNALVASKTFRLSNRIFADVTAGFGSPVFIQRDESEKSNYNIFNSLEIVRKKDFDYRYLSGPFGGFNLRFENKAGFMAEWDSQHLNAGIYATLFKRWTIQAGILNFDQITFGTSYAVNVLPLPRKFHGYQEAARTAPADAVDQQKLLNNFENLSIDSIAGKVAYEQRLYRNPYLGMLEMQRALGDSSVKEYVPMFQGVPIGAYRMDKRISYRPLAKREMRSRRFLLNQYKFDFWLQPVFAASFGYREKNLQSNTSLLLQTQFYLWKGMSVNAGVLFPITNDLDNRPKIVRPAPVFLNQFLASGKHFVSASAGYFYNDQYGLNVQYRHHDLSGRWSFGLEGGLTGLYYYTKSGIYYENMDNLLLIADAAYKLSRPDLTLKLFRRQVPGR from the coding sequence ATGATTCAATTTGTTAGAAGCAGAAGGGGGAATGTATGGTTTCCCTTTCTGCTTGCTCTGTGTCTGAGTGTGCCAGTTCATGCGCAAACGAACATTTCGGGCAAGCCCGGGCTGATTTACATTCCTTCGGCCCGGCAGACCGACGACGGCGCATTTGAGCTCGGCTACCATTTCAACCCGATCCGGTACGGGTTCAGGTACAACCGCAGACATTCGGAGGGGATCTATTTCGCAAACCTTACCTTGCTTCCCAGGCTGGAAGTGAATATCAACCTGCTGCGCGTCAATAATGAATTGAAGCGCGGCCAGAAAGGCATCGGCGACCGGCAGCTCGACCTCAAATACCTGCTTTTAAAAGAAACCCACAAGCGCCCGTCCGTGGCGGTTATCCTCTCGGCGCCTTTCGGAATCGACAATTCGCTGTCCACCAACGCGCTGGTAGCGAGCAAGACGTTCCGCCTGAGCAATCGCATATTCGCTGATGTGACAGCAGGTTTCGGCAGCCCGGTTTTTATCCAGCGCGACGAATCCGAGAAGAGCAATTACAATATTTTCAACAGTCTTGAAATCGTCAGGAAAAAGGATTTCGACTATCGTTACCTGTCGGGACCATTCGGTGGATTTAACCTCCGATTCGAAAACAAAGCCGGCTTTATGGCTGAATGGGACAGCCAGCATTTAAATGCAGGGATTTACGCCACACTTTTCAAACGCTGGACAATACAGGCAGGTATTCTCAACTTCGACCAGATCACCTTCGGAACGTCCTATGCGGTGAACGTGCTGCCGCTTCCCCGGAAGTTCCACGGCTACCAGGAAGCTGCCCGAACCGCGCCGGCAGATGCCGTCGACCAGCAAAAATTGCTTAACAACTTTGAAAATCTCTCGATCGATTCAATAGCCGGAAAGGTCGCTTACGAGCAACGGCTGTACCGAAACCCGTATTTGGGCATGCTCGAAATGCAGCGCGCATTGGGCGATTCTTCCGTAAAAGAATATGTACCGATGTTCCAGGGCGTGCCTATTGGTGCTTACCGGATGGACAAGCGGATCAGCTACCGTCCGTTAGCGAAAAGGGAAATGCGTTCGCGACGCTTTTTGCTCAATCAATATAAATTCGATTTCTGGCTGCAACCTGTTTTCGCCGCCAGCTTTGGTTACCGGGAAAAAAACCTGCAAAGCAACACCAGCCTGCTGCTGCAAACGCAGTTTTATCTATGGAAAGGGATGTCGGTCAACGCAGGCGTGCTGTTCCCGATCACCAATGACCTGGACAACCGACCAAAGATCGTCCGTCCGGCACCGGTTTTCCTGAACCAGTTCCTGGCGTCGGGCAAGCATTTCGTCAGCGCGTCGGCGGGTTATTTTTACAATGATCAGTACGGCTTGAATGTCCAGTACCGCCATCACGACCTCTCGGGCCGGTGGTCGTTTGGGCTGGAAGGCGGGCTCACTGGCTTGTATTATTATACCAAAAGCGGCATTTACTACGAAAACATGGACAACCTCCTGCTCATCGCCGATGCCGCGTACAAATTATCCCGTCCCGACCTCACGCTGAAACTTTTCAGGCGGCAGGTACCTGGCCGGTGA
- a CDS encoding dienelactone hydrolase family protein yields the protein MSQLKKEDIRQEVFDLYDDYAHNRIDRRNFMQSLSTYAVGGVTVASLMSFLMPDYKGAVQVQANDPRLESGYVNYDSPKGGKNIKALLSKPAGAKGKLGGIVVVHENRGLNPHIEDVARRAALAGFVSIAPDALTPLGGYPGNDDAGREMQSKRDRAEMQEDFIAAYEYLKNHKDCNGKIGVVGFCFGGAIANMMAVRVPDLAASVPFYGGQPATEDVPKIKAPLLLHYAGLDTRVNEGWPAYEKALKENGKDYTAFIYPDVNHGFHNDTTPRYDKAAAELAWKRTVDFFKEKLV from the coding sequence ATGAGCCAGCTTAAAAAAGAAGACATCAGGCAGGAGGTTTTCGATCTCTACGACGATTATGCCCACAATCGCATCGACCGCCGGAATTTTATGCAAAGTTTGTCGACCTACGCCGTCGGTGGTGTTACCGTGGCGTCGTTGATGAGCTTCCTTATGCCCGATTACAAGGGGGCCGTCCAGGTGCAGGCCAACGATCCCCGCCTGGAATCTGGGTATGTCAATTACGATTCTCCGAAAGGAGGGAAGAATATCAAGGCGCTGTTGTCGAAACCCGCGGGCGCGAAGGGTAAGCTGGGCGGCATTGTGGTGGTGCATGAAAACAGGGGCCTTAATCCGCATATCGAGGACGTGGCGCGCAGAGCAGCGCTGGCCGGATTCGTCTCCATCGCGCCCGACGCCCTCACACCGCTCGGTGGATACCCGGGGAACGACGATGCCGGGCGGGAAATGCAAAGCAAGCGCGACCGCGCAGAAATGCAGGAGGATTTTATCGCGGCATACGAGTACCTCAAAAACCACAAGGATTGCAATGGGAAGATCGGCGTGGTAGGCTTCTGCTTCGGCGGCGCCATAGCGAATATGATGGCCGTGCGCGTTCCCGACCTCGCCGCCTCAGTGCCGTTTTATGGCGGACAACCGGCCACGGAGGATGTGCCGAAGATCAAGGCGCCGTTACTGTTGCACTATGCAGGCCTGGATACGCGCGTGAACGAAGGCTGGCCAGCGTATGAAAAGGCATTGAAGGAAAACGGGAAAGATTACACCGCATTCATCTACCCCGATGTAAACCACGGTTTCCATAACGATACCACACCCCGCTACGACAAGGCGGCAGCCGAGCTGGCATGGAAGCGAACCGTCGATTTCTTCAAGGAAAAACTGGTCTAG
- the rsmG gene encoding 16S rRNA (guanine(527)-N(7))-methyltransferase RsmG → MELIDQYFPDLTADQRDKFGQMGELYEYWNARVNVISRQDIDTLYERHVLHSLGIAKVQQFRPGTAILDVGTGGGFPGVPLAIMFPEAQFHLVDSIGKKIRVVQEIVNALKLDNVRAEQVRAEKLDDSYEFVVSRAVTRMAPFVGWVKKNISRNSFHDRRNGILYLKGGDLAEELSEIKEKAQIYELSDFFTEEFFETKKVVYVPL, encoded by the coding sequence ATGGAATTGATTGATCAATACTTCCCCGACCTGACCGCCGACCAACGCGACAAGTTCGGGCAGATGGGCGAATTGTACGAATACTGGAACGCGCGCGTGAATGTGATTTCACGCCAGGATATCGATACATTATATGAACGCCACGTGCTGCATTCGCTCGGCATCGCCAAGGTGCAGCAATTCCGTCCCGGAACGGCCATTCTCGACGTCGGCACCGGCGGCGGCTTCCCCGGCGTGCCGCTCGCCATCATGTTCCCCGAGGCGCAATTTCACCTTGTCGACAGCATTGGCAAGAAAATCCGCGTCGTGCAGGAAATCGTGAATGCGTTGAAACTCGACAACGTGCGCGCCGAGCAGGTACGCGCCGAAAAGCTCGACGATAGTTACGAATTTGTGGTAAGCCGGGCAGTGACGCGCATGGCGCCGTTTGTGGGCTGGGTGAAAAAGAACATCAGCCGCAACTCCTTCCACGACCGCAGGAATGGAATTTTATATCTCAAAGGTGGCGACCTCGCCGAAGAATTGTCGGAGATCAAAGAAAAGGCTCAGATTTACGAGCTTTCGGACTTTTTCACCGAAGAATTCTTTGAAACAAAGAAGGTCGTATATGTACCTTTGTAA
- a CDS encoding glycosyltransferase, translated as MADSLLYALGAFVAVQLFYYLFFFTRLAFYGKGANYGNAMPGVTVLVCAWNERENLTELIPLLDAQEYPEYEVILLDDRSDDGSEDYIRENINGWKNIRYIRINDQFDHVTPKKYALTVGMKQAKYPIALMTDADCRPASNHWITAMTSRVTHDKDIVLGFSPYFKQKGLLNWFIRCETFYTAVQYLSFALAGLTYMGVGRNILYKRSVFFANKGFYTHKHVFGGDDDIFLNEVSTSSNTTISIEEDSFVYSVPKTNWKDWFRQKRRHISVSRYYKPRNKMLLGMLSGAHIATWFLGLITLAWALIAKDQWLLQALGVVFGVRWVIQWFLLIIINIKLDKTVEWFSFLLMDFALFVYYLVFGFLTMTRRKPRKSWN; from the coding sequence GTGGCCGATTCTTTACTCTATGCGCTGGGGGCGTTCGTAGCTGTTCAGTTATTTTATTACCTCTTCTTTTTTACACGGCTTGCATTTTACGGAAAGGGGGCAAATTATGGCAATGCCATGCCCGGAGTTACCGTGCTCGTGTGTGCGTGGAACGAAAGGGAGAACCTGACTGAGCTCATTCCCTTGCTGGATGCACAGGAGTATCCCGAATACGAGGTAATCCTGCTCGACGACCGCTCCGACGACGGAAGTGAAGATTATATCCGCGAAAACATCAATGGCTGGAAAAACATCCGCTACATCCGCATCAACGACCAGTTCGACCACGTCACTCCGAAGAAATATGCTCTGACCGTCGGCATGAAGCAGGCCAAATATCCCATCGCGCTCATGACCGATGCCGACTGCCGTCCCGCTTCAAACCACTGGATAACTGCGATGACCTCCCGGGTAACTCATGACAAGGATATTGTGCTGGGTTTTTCTCCGTATTTCAAACAAAAAGGCCTGCTCAACTGGTTTATCCGCTGCGAAACCTTTTACACGGCGGTTCAATACTTGTCGTTCGCATTGGCCGGCCTGACTTACATGGGCGTTGGGCGTAACATATTATATAAGCGTTCCGTATTTTTCGCCAACAAGGGTTTTTATACCCACAAGCACGTGTTTGGCGGCGATGACGATATATTTCTAAACGAAGTATCCACGAGCTCAAATACTACCATCTCGATTGAGGAAGACTCTTTCGTTTACTCTGTTCCGAAAACCAACTGGAAGGACTGGTTCCGTCAGAAACGCCGGCACATTTCGGTGAGCCGTTATTACAAACCCCGCAACAAAATGCTGCTCGGAATGCTTTCCGGCGCGCACATTGCGACGTGGTTTCTTGGGTTGATCACCCTGGCGTGGGCGCTGATCGCCAAAGATCAGTGGCTGCTCCAAGCCCTCGGCGTCGTGTTCGGCGTGCGGTGGGTCATTCAATGGTTCCTGCTGATCATTATCAATATCAAGCTCGATAAAACCGTGGAGTGGTTCAGCTTTTTATTGATGGACTTTGCACTTTTTGTTTATTACCTCGTTTTCGGGTTTTTGACCATGACGAGAAGAAAACCCCGTAAATCATGGAATTGA